One window of Alteriqipengyuania lutimaris genomic DNA carries:
- a CDS encoding tetratricopeptide repeat-containing sulfotransferase family protein, whose amino-acid sequence MATRTQTLKTGQKALQAGDPAGALDCAQGLLDEDEGDGEALYLAAVAARYGGRHAAAADFLARLHRALPEYGRAWQETGHLARAEGKSDEAIAAYGRAVRFNPALDASWRELAQLFAAAGREGEARNAAAQAQRIAALPRELLAVTNHLYEGRLLRAEEICRHYLRTHPRDTEGMRLLAQIGIKLGILDDAEFLLESAATFAPDDIQIRLDYIDALRRRQKFEDARDQAEALHAREPDNPRFQSHLAIESLQTGDYDRAFELFDEILTRLPRDPATLTSRGHALKTTGEQARAIESYRSAVAAKPDHGDAWYALANLKTYSFTDEEMAAMQTQVARGDLAFMDRVHLTFALAKAHEDRKDYEQAFRFYDEGNALKRAQTRYSADAMTAELARQKAACTPELFARHEGDGHPAPDPIFILGLPRAGSTLLEQILASHSQIDGTLELPNILSLAHRLRGRKASQSPYPDILHDLGAEQLGSFGEQYIEDTRVHRQGAPFFIDKMPNNFRHIGLIHLILPNAKIIDARRDPMDCCFSGFKQLFAEGQEFTYGLEEVGRYYADYVDLMEHWDAVLPEGRILRVQHEDVLDDLEGQTRRMLDYIGVPFEEACLEFHKTDRAVRTASSEQVRRPINRSGQGAWKPFEQWLEPLKAALPGSA is encoded by the coding sequence ATGGCGACACGCACTCAGACGCTGAAAACGGGGCAGAAGGCGCTGCAGGCGGGCGATCCGGCCGGTGCGCTCGACTGCGCGCAGGGCTTGCTGGACGAAGACGAGGGCGACGGCGAGGCGCTCTATCTCGCAGCCGTGGCCGCGCGTTATGGCGGGCGCCATGCAGCGGCTGCTGATTTCCTCGCACGGCTGCATCGGGCCCTGCCCGAATATGGCCGCGCCTGGCAGGAAACGGGGCACCTCGCGCGCGCCGAAGGAAAATCCGATGAAGCGATCGCTGCCTATGGCCGGGCGGTGCGGTTCAATCCGGCTCTCGATGCGAGCTGGCGCGAACTGGCGCAGCTATTTGCCGCTGCCGGGCGCGAGGGCGAGGCGCGCAACGCGGCCGCACAGGCGCAGCGCATCGCCGCTCTCCCGCGCGAGCTGCTCGCGGTGACCAATCACCTGTACGAGGGGCGGCTGCTGCGGGCGGAAGAGATCTGCCGCCATTATCTGCGCACCCATCCCCGCGATACCGAGGGCATGCGCCTGCTCGCGCAGATCGGCATCAAGCTGGGCATCCTCGACGATGCGGAGTTCCTGCTCGAAAGCGCCGCCACCTTCGCGCCCGACGATATCCAGATCAGGCTCGACTATATCGACGCGCTGCGCCGCCGCCAGAAATTCGAAGATGCGCGCGACCAGGCCGAGGCGCTGCACGCCCGCGAGCCCGACAATCCGCGCTTCCAGTCGCACCTAGCGATCGAGAGCCTGCAGACCGGGGACTATGACCGCGCGTTCGAACTCTTCGACGAAATCCTCACCCGCCTGCCGCGCGATCCCGCGACGCTGACCAGCCGCGGGCATGCGCTCAAGACGACCGGCGAACAGGCGCGCGCGATCGAGTCCTACCGGTCAGCGGTCGCGGCGAAGCCCGATCACGGCGATGCGTGGTACGCGCTCGCCAACCTGAAGACCTACAGCTTCACCGACGAGGAGATGGCCGCGATGCAGACGCAGGTCGCGCGCGGCGACCTGGCCTTCATGGACCGCGTCCACCTCACCTTCGCGCTCGCCAAGGCGCACGAGGATCGCAAGGACTACGAACAGGCCTTCCGCTTCTATGACGAGGGCAATGCCCTCAAGCGGGCACAGACCCGCTACAGCGCCGATGCGATGACCGCAGAGCTTGCACGGCAGAAGGCGGCGTGCACGCCGGAGCTTTTCGCCCGGCACGAGGGCGACGGCCACCCCGCGCCCGATCCGATCTTCATCCTCGGCCTGCCGCGCGCAGGCTCGACGCTGCTGGAGCAGATCCTTGCCAGCCACAGCCAGATCGACGGCACGCTGGAACTGCCCAACATCCTCTCGCTCGCCCATCGCCTGCGGGGCCGCAAGGCGAGCCAGTCACCCTATCCCGACATTCTGCACGATCTCGGCGCCGAGCAACTGGGGAGTTTCGGGGAGCAGTATATCGAGGATACGCGCGTCCACCGGCAGGGCGCGCCGTTCTTCATCGACAAGATGCCGAACAATTTCCGCCATATCGGGCTGATCCACCTGATCCTGCCCAATGCGAAGATCATCGACGCACGGCGCGACCCGATGGATTGCTGCTTCTCCGGCTTCAAGCAGCTCTTCGCCGAAGGGCAGGAATTTACGTACGGGCTGGAGGAAGTCGGCCGCTACTACGCCGACTACGTCGATCTGATGGAGCACTGGGACGCGGTGCTGCCCGAGGGGCGTATCCTGCGCGTGCAGCACGAGGACGTGCTCGACGACCTCGAAGGCCAGACGCGGCGGATGCTCGACTATATCGGCGTCCCGTTCGAGGAAGCCTGCCTCGAATTCCACAAGACCGATCGCGCGGTGCGCACCGCCAGCAGCGAACAGGTGCGCCGCCCGATCAATCGTAGCGGGCAAGGTGCCTGGAAACCTTTCGAGCAGTGGCTGGAGCCTTTGAAAGCCGCCCTGCCTGGCTCGGCCTAG